In the genome of Rhodamnia argentea isolate NSW1041297 chromosome 3, ASM2092103v1, whole genome shotgun sequence, one region contains:
- the LOC115757588 gene encoding LOW QUALITY PROTEIN: dynein regulatory complex subunit 6-like (The sequence of the model RefSeq protein was modified relative to this genomic sequence to represent the inferred CDS: inserted 1 base in 1 codon), whose protein sequence is MGSKFGALRVLVLSKIGLLGDDDLVSIAEHFPLLEELDISYPRGSRKVRXTDDGISVLSQTLQRLSRIDVSGNQSVSDQSLVIVAVNCPCLREIWFRDCGLITGKGIASLIKKRPHLVSLALIDMEEETIFCEELVDSFRHAEGLSSLDFSGSFIWDELLKSVVEANIPLECLVLSDASGFSFNGIWKIVLKHRGIKVLDLEGTRFLTDGDMSVVCKDLGCLTSINVSRCINLTKTTLYNLTRQCPFLKRIFMERTNLRKDDANETDIVVNSQVRSLIIPSNENLTDECLKKIGRVCPNLWYLDVGVCLKITGDGISGVLKRCSEIKHLDMRGLKNIGNLSIDFELPQLEGLQAGGLKLNDEQLAAFISRCCHLKHVD, encoded by the exons ATGGGGTCCAAGTTCGGGGCTTTGAGGGTCTTGGTGCTGTCCAAGATTGGGCTTTTGGGGGATGATGACTTGGTTTCGATCGCGGAGCACTTTCCCTTGCTCGAAGAGCTCGACATCAGCTATCCGAGGGGGAGTCGTAAGGTTC GTACGGATGACGGTATCTCGGTCCTATCTCAGACGTTGCAGAGGCTGTCGCGAATCGACGTTTCGGGTAATCAGTCTGTCTCTGATCAGTCTCTTGTGATTGTGGCAGTGAATTGCCCGTGTTTGAGGGAAATTTGGTTTAGGGATTGTGGCTTAATTACCGGGAAAGGTATTGCTTCGTTGATAAAGAAGAGGCCTCACTTGGTCTCCTTGGCCTTGATTGATATGGAGGAGGAGACAATTTTCTGTGAGGAGTTGGTGGATTCCTTTCGTCATGCGGAGGGTTTGAGTAGTCTGGATTTCTCGGGCTCGTTTATCTGGGATGAGTTGCTGAAGTCTGTCGTGGAGGCAAATATTCCGCTAGAGTGCCTTGTTCTTTCGGATGCTTCGGGGTTTTCGTTCAATGGGATTTGGAAGATCGTGCTAAAGCACCGGGGCATCAAGGTCTTAGATTTGGAGGGAACACGTTTCCTCACGGATGGCGACATGAGCGTGGTTTGTAAAGATCTTGGCTGTCTAACCTCCATTAACGTCAGTCGCTGCATCAATCTCACAAAGACGACATTGTATAACCTCACAAGACAATGTCCCTTCCTGAAGAGAATCTTTATGGAGAGGACGAACCTAAGGAAGGATGATGCTAATGAGACTGATATCGTGGTGAATTCTCAAGTGAGGTCTCTTATCATACCTAGTAACGAGAATTTGACCGACGAATGCCTCAAGAAGATTGGGCGTGTGTGCCCCAACTTGTGGTATCTTGATGTGGGCGTTTGTTTGAAGATAACTGGGGACGGCATTTCGGGTGTGCTGAAGAGATGCTCTGAAATCAAGCATTTGGACATGCGTGGTTTAAAAAACATAGGGAATCTAAGCATTGACTTTGAACTCCCACAGTTAGAGGGCTTGCAAGCAGGTGGCTTGAAACTCAATGACGAGCAACTAGCCGCATTTATAAGTAGATgttgccatctcaagcatgtcGACTGA